In Pyxidicoccus xibeiensis, the following proteins share a genomic window:
- a CDS encoding Uma2 family endonuclease: protein MGNETKRPATYEDLLALPDHVVGQLIDGELIVMPRPASPHGIASYALGSRLYGFQDSDEGPGGWWFIAEPELHFGKSVVIPDLAGWRRERMPRLARVPYHTLAPDWVCELLSPSTASLDRGRKKDLYAREGVGHLWLVDPDTRTLEVFLRQGDSWEKRGWHSGEGRIRAEPFEAIELNLGALWPPELEAP, encoded by the coding sequence ATGGGCAACGAGACGAAGCGGCCAGCGACATACGAGGACCTGCTGGCGCTGCCCGACCACGTGGTGGGGCAGCTCATCGACGGCGAACTCATCGTCATGCCGAGGCCGGCGAGCCCGCACGGGATTGCCAGCTATGCGCTGGGCAGCCGGCTCTATGGCTTCCAGGACAGCGACGAAGGCCCTGGCGGTTGGTGGTTCATCGCCGAGCCCGAGCTGCACTTCGGGAAGAGCGTGGTGATACCCGACCTTGCGGGCTGGCGACGTGAGCGCATGCCCAGGCTTGCCCGGGTGCCCTACCACACGCTGGCTCCGGACTGGGTCTGTGAGCTGCTGTCGCCGTCCACGGCGTCACTGGACCGTGGGCGGAAGAAGGACCTCTACGCGCGGGAAGGGGTGGGCCACCTGTGGCTGGTGGACCCGGACACGCGGACGCTGGAGGTGTTCCTGCGGCAGGGGGACTCGTGGGAGAAGCGAGGCTGGCACTCCGGAGAGGGACGCATCCGGGCCGAGCCTTTCGAGGCCATCGAGTTGAATCTCGGAGCGCTCTGGCCGCCGGAGCTGGAGGCGCCTTGA